The DNA region CAGAagaataaatcaaaaagaaaaaagcaacatCCACTGTGGGACATTCTCTGTGCCACTTTCAAACACACTCatgtctttctctcatttttctatGTAGAGACTCTCCAAAAAACAACCATCAAGGCTGAACCAGGCTCTGGGATCCCCTACAGAAGAGCCATGACCTCTGGTGTTAGaggaacctggatgcagaaatatattttctgcaTAATGAGGGAAGCCAAAAAACCTGAAGCACACAGACCCTACAACAGCCTGGGGACAATGGCAAGTTCTTCATCCCTTCCATAACAGAAGATCATGCAGGACAATATCACTGTTATTGCTACAGCTCAGCTGGTTGGTCAAAGCCCAAAGCTGATGGTGACAGGTGAGGGAACAGTCAGATTCTCAACCCCAGGAGAATTCTGCTCTCAGGAGTATTCCCCTCTCACAGAGTGGTCCTAGAGAACATTGTGACAGTGTGAGAACATGTATCAAACTGCCTCCTTCTTACTCAGACTGTCAGTACTACCCAGCCCTGTGGTGACAGTGGGAAGGAACATGACACTCCACTGTGCCTCTCAAAGACACTATAATAAATTCATTCTCAccaaggaagatcagaagttcaccAGCTCAGTGGACACACAGTACACACCTTCTAGTGGACAGTACCAAGCCCCGTTTGTTACTGGACCCATGACCACAAGCCACAGAAGGACATTCAGATGTTATGGTTACTAACGCACACCCCACAATTGTGGTCGGTATCCAGTGAGCTCCAAACACTCATCTCAGGTAAGTCCCCACTGTCATTCTCCAGTCATCTTCCGAGACCCTAAGGCCTGCCCCTCTGCCGAGTTGAAGAGGACTACATGGAGAGCCTGTGTCCTCAATCACAGTCCTGCTTGGGGAGAAGCTGTGACATGGGCAGGGCAGGATGGGAGGACAACGGTTTTTGGTAAGAACTACACCTCAGTTCATAGCTGCCACCTTCCCTGTAGGACTGTCCAAGAGACCCTCTCTTCTGACTCACTAGGGCCATGTCCTGGCCCCCGGAATGAGCCTCACCCTGCAGTGTTGCTCTGACATCAACTATGACAGGTTTGCTCTATACAAGGTGGGAGGAACTGACACCATGCAGCACCCTAGCCAGCAGACATACAGTGGCCTTTCCACGGCCAACTTCACACTGGGCTGTAGGAGCCTCTCCACTGGAGGCCAATGCAGATGCTATGGTGCGCACAACCTCTCCTCCTCTGAGTGGTCGGCCTCCAGTGACCCTCTGGACATCCTCATCACAGGTGAGGAACTCAACAGATTCAGTCGGGTGCCCAACCTCTGCTCATGCTTTCCTgggggatccctggagctgaggGCTGGGATGAAGGACAGGGAACTTGgggaggaacagaggcagagacaggtcagCAGATGAGCTCCGTCAGATAAAAGAGACTGAATCCCATGTTCTCAGGGTGGAATCATGTGTGGTTTGAGCTCAAAACAAGGAAATCAGCCTCTCATCATCCCTCTTCTGTTTAAGAAATGTTCATGACGTTCCTTCCCTCTCAGTGAAGCCTAACTCCACAGTATACTCAGGAGAGAACATGAACCTGCTGTGTTGGTCAGTATACACTGAGGACACTTTCATTCTGTCCAAGGAGGGATTAGTCCAGAAACCCCTTCGACTAAAATCAAAGTTCTAAGATCAGTACTTCCAAGTAGAATTCTCCATGAGTGCTGGGGTCTCCACCCTCTCAGGCACCTATGGGTGCTAGGGTTCTCAAGACTCATCTCTCTACCTGTTGTCATACGCCAGTGCCCCCGTGGAGCTCACAGTCTTGGGTGACATGATCTTGACATCTCAGAGTGACTTGCAGATCAAAGTTTAGGAGACCTCTTGATTTGACTGGGAATAAGTGGACAATACGAATGGTTAGTCAGAAGGAACATTCCACAGCCCAGAACTGGATGCCAGCAATGATCCTTCATGCAGTGTTCACTCGGTCCTTAGGGAGCTTACAGGACAGACAGCaggatcttcttcttcttctgtttcctagCATCCACTGAAGCCTCCAGCTGGCCACCACAAAGGCCCATCCCACCAGCCTATAAGGATCAGGAACCTCTTTGTAGGGAATGTGCTGCAAACACAGGAGCCTAACAAACAGCTCTTGTTAATCATACTTCTCACTTCTCAGTCATTCCAGCTTGTGAGTATGAGAGATCAACAAATATCCCAAAAGAGAAACCAGAGGCTGGGGCTTAACTGTTTTAGCCTCACACTGGATGATGCTTCAAGTGGGCAAGGTTGTGAGCAAAGAACTCAGACAGTCACCTCCCTGTAATGCCcctaaaaaaatcaaacatttcacCTGCATAGAGTCAGTCCCAAGAGGGCTAATAAAAAGTCTATTGGAATGTAGACCCAGATAGGTAACAGCTATTTCTGGGCTTGATACAGCTGATTCTGCAGATCCTGTTTGGACAAGCCCTTCCATTTCTGGGCTGCTGGTTCTCTGAGTAAAAATGGGAGAACCTGGTTCACACGTCTAAGATGTTTTCTGTGCTGGGGGTGGCTGTGACCTCTCCTGACAGAGGAAGTCTCCAGAACCTGATTCTGCAGTGGGTCTGGCCCACTGGTGAGGCCATCTGCTGATGCGTGGCAAGTGTGTGTTGAATTGCCGTGGCAGGAGATCCAGGCTCCTTCTGTCTGGCTCATGGGGCATAGTTCTAAGATTCTTTATGAgttctgtgacctccacactTAGGACCATCTTCCGGTGCTATAGATGCCTCTGCCCGTCTCTATACCTGTTGTTATATAGTGGTGACCCTCTGGAGTTTGTTGTCCCAGGTGAGATGATCCAGATCTTTCTGAGCTCAAGGGGTGTCTCGGCATTCTCCGCTTACAACAATTATTAGCCACACCAGAGTCTGAAATGCTGCAGAGTGTCAGTCAGGTGGGTAATTTATCTCGTGATGGTGGGGGGCAAGCTGAATCACGTTAGGAATGCCCACTACGCTCCCTGTTAATGGAATCCAGTGATTTCATGTGGTTTGAAAGAGCATCTTGGAGAGGCCACAGAAAGAGATAGGATCCTAAGCAGGAACTGAGTCCCAGTGTCAACACTTTATCCTCAGCCTCAAATAGTATTCACAGGATCCCATTCAAACCCTCACTCTCAGTGCAGCCATGGCCCATGGTGCCTCCAAGAGAGGGCGTAGCCTTGGCGTAATAATTACAAACCCTGCTATACCATCCTTCTGTTCAAAACAGATTCAAATCCATAGCTTAACCCTACCACATGGAGCTCTCCATAAGAACTACACCAAAGCTATGATCACGTTAAGGAAAATAAAGCCCAAAAGTTGAAACTGGAAGTTTGCAATCTTTCCCTTCAGAGTGAAATAGAGGAAATGTGACTGTAGAATTCAGCCTTTGTTGGAGAGGTGACAGCTAAGAATGTCCTCTGCTAGGCCTCAGTATACCTGTCTGAAGAAGAGAAGGTTTGGGGGTTGGACCTCTGTCCATCCTAGAACATGCCCAAACCTAAGAcagtttccaaaggggagacttggaaaggggcaaacacttgaaatgtaaataaataaaatatccaataaaaaattatggTTCAGGGTCACTacaactgctacattctttccagtagtgacaagcgccaacaggtcccaaaaacctgggcactgtcccgaggcaaaaagttcaaggaaactcagtctcctggaatggtggcatccttcATGTGCTTCCccgaactgctacattctttccagtagtaacaagcaccaacaggccccccaaacctgggcgctgtcccgaggcaaaaatttcaaggaaactcagtctcctggaatggtggcattttgtataatgagtgctccaatgtccttgctttagttggaaaacagatccatgtgctttcccttaatacatagccatatcagatcctgggcAGTCAGCCCTTGAGCTGAtccttgggtctaggcagctagtcactgccctacataggaatttatcactctctaggaagaaggaagtttgtgatctaaaaagtcaccagggtagatacttaaaACCaaaggtagctgagttacacccatacacaagcattacaatggcctaaggggaaggtggactataggatctatgacaaggacatgaagcccttgcccccagctactgactttaggtggagatcccagttgttaacattgaatttatcccagttggttcctgccagcccttccaggtttgcattcctctgttttgtgtacttccctattttctcctgtataaatggtctgatgctcagtttgagaatttgcattcagataccacactctcttgtgtccgtgtctgtttgtcaccccacattcgccgaatcctcgctcacctgcaaccagagacccgttccccgcagatcagggaccccagtaAAATCCGTCTGCGGCATACAACATGAGGCACTATATTAAAGATTGATAACCATTGACTTAGAGGCTTGCCTTGTAGAATCTATAAGACATCTACAAGAATCTACAATGTACTTGATTTTTAGATCCTATCAAAATTgataatattaaccatcacaagaCCATCCCTTGTAAACCTAGCTTCCACCTCTTGTTTCATAGACTCATGATGCAAAATACATCTGATTCAACTTCAAAACCCTTTACTGTATTCAATAATTACAATGTTTAAAAGCCCCAAATCTCTTCAGAGAGTCAAGGCTCCTGTGCATGCCTGTATGACCATTAAACTAAATAAACACAAGATACATACAGCCaacataaaacaaagacaaaacaaaagctggGGCACAGATTCAAGAGGTGTCAATCTGGTAcaacactctagaaatcaatctggcagttcctggaaatagttctacctgaagaatCTGCTATGCCACtgctgggaatatacccaaagatgctacaccataccacaaggacacatgctccactaagttcagaGCAGTTTTATAGGCACCAAACCCTAATACTattacttgcagacaggagcctaacatggctgccctctgagagactcaaccagcaactgactgaggaggaggcagacaCTTAGAGCCATGTGTTGGACTCAagtcagggaccccaatggaagggTTAGGGGAAGGGTTGTATGAGCTGAAGGGAAtggcaacccataggaagaacaaagtgCCAACGAACCTGGACCCCTGGgcactcccagagactaagccatcaaccaaagagcacaaactggctggtccaaggcccccgGCACATGTGAAGCAGAGGAGTGACTAGTCTAGCCCCAGTGGAAGAATATGCACCAGTCTCTCCAGAGCTGTTAGCGTACTTGTATGAACCACTTGGTGCTGGGTGTATTATAAATGGCCTATACTGAAGAAAGGTGTGACATTTCATTTAAACCAAAGATTTATCCAGAAGCAACTTACAAAGATAGGAGAAAATAAACTCACTGCAATCAGGTTGGAATTAAATGTCATTCACAATAAAACTTgggaagaagtaaataaaatcgTTCGTGAATTCTACTCATTTCTAAACGATAGCACACATACGGTTTGTCCTACCAAGTGTGCAGTAGTCTTTCTCCTCCCCTGCTGGAGACCAGCAGTCCACCGTCAGAGCGTCCACCGTCAGAGCGTCCACCGTCAGAGTGTCCACCATCAGAGTGTCCACCGTCAGAGTGTCCACCTTCAGAGTGTCCACCGTCAGAGTGTCCACCGTCAGAGTGTCCACCGTCAGTGTCCACCATCAGAGTGTCCACCATCAGTGTCCACCATCAGAGTGTCCACCATCAGTGTCCACCATCAGAGTGTCCACCGTCAGAGTGTCCACCNNNNNNNNNNNNNNNNNNNNNNNNNNNNNNNNNNNNNNNNNNNNNNNNNNNNNNNNNNNNNNNNNNNNNNNNNNNNNNNNNNNNNNNNNNNNNNNNNNNNNNNNNNNNNNNNNNNNNNNNNNNNNNNNNNNNNNNNNNNNNNNNNNNNNNNNNNNNNNNNNNNNNNNNNNNNNNNNNNNNNNNNNNNNNNNNNNNNNNNNNNNNNNNNNNNNNNNNNNNNNNNNNNNNNNNNNNNNNNNNNNNNNNNNNNNNNNNNNNNNNNNNNNNNNNNNNNNNNNNNNNNNNNNNNNNNNNNNNNNNNNNNNNNNNNNNNNNNNNNNNNNNNNNNNNNNNNNNNNNNNNNNNNNNNNNNNNNNNNNNNNNNNNNNNNNNNNNNNNNNNNNNNNNNNNNNNNNNNNNNNNNNNNNNNNNNNNNNNNNNNNNNNNNNNNNNNNNNNNNNNNNNNNNNNNNNNNNNNNNNNNNNNNNNNNNNNNNNNNNNNNNNNNNNNNNNNNNNNNNNNNNNNNNNNNNNNNNNNNNNNNNNNNNNNNNNNNNNNNNNNNNNNNNNNNNNNNNNNNNNNNNNNNNNNNNNNNNNNNNNNNNNNNNNNNNNNNNNNNNNNNNNNNNNNNNNNNNNNNNNNNNNNNNNNNNNNNNNNNNNNNNNNNNNNNNNNNNNNNNNNNNNNNNNNNNNNNNNNNNNNNNNNNNNNNNNNNNNNNNNNNNNNNNNNNNNNNNNNNNNNNNNNNNNNNNNNNNNNNNNNNNNNNNNNNNNNNNNNNNNNNNNNNNNNNNNNNNNNNNNNNNNNNNNNNNNNNNNNNNNNNNNNNNNNNNNNNNNNNNNNNNNNNNNNNNNNNNNNNNNNNNNNNNNNNNNNNNNNNNNNNNNNNNNNNNNNNNNNNNNNNNNNNNNNNNNNNNNNNNNNNNNNNNNNNNNNNNNNNNNNNNNNNNNNNNNNNNNNNNNNNNNNNNNNNNNNNNNNNNNNNNNNNNNNNNNNNNNNNNNNNNNNNNNNNNNNNNNNNNNNNNNNNNNNNNNNNNNNNNNNNNNNNNNNNNNNNNNNNNNNNNNNNNNNNNNNNNNNNNNNNNNNNNNNNNNNNNNNNNNNNNNNNNNNNNNNNNNNNNNNNNNNNNNNNNNNNNNNNNNNNNNNNNNNNNNNNNNNNNNNNNNNNNNNNNNNNNNNNNNNNNNNNNNNNNNNNNNNNNNNNNNNNNNNNNNNNNNNNNNNNNNNNNNNNNNNNNNNNNNNNNNNNNNNNNNNNNNNNNNNNNNNNNNNNNNNNNNNNNNNNNNNNNNNNNNNNNNNNNNNNNNNNNNNNNNNNNNNNNNNNNNNNNNNNNNNNNNNNNNNNNNNNNNNNNNNNNNNNNNNNNNNNNNNNNNNNNNNNNNNNNNNNNNNNNNNNNNNNNNNNNNNNNNNNNNNNNNNNNNNNNNNNNNNNNNNNNNNNNNNNNNNNNNNNNNNNNNNNNNNNNNNNNNNNNNNNNNNNNNNNNNNNNNNNNNNNNNNNNNNNNNNNNNNNNNNNNNNNNNNNNNNNNNNNNNNNNNNNNNNNNNNNNNNNNNNNNNNNNNNNNNNNNNNNNNNNNNNNNNNNNNNNNNNNNNNNNNNNNNNNNNNNNNNNNNNNNNNNNNNNNNNNNNNNNNNNNNNNNNNNNNNNNNNNNNNNNNNNNNNNNNNNNNNNNNNNNNNNNNNNNNNNNNNNNNNNNNNNNNNNNNNNNNNNNNNNNNNNNNNNNNNNNNNNNNNNNNNNNNNNNNNNNNNNNNNNNNNNNNNNNNNNNNNNNNNNNNNNNNNNNNNNNNNNNNNNNNNNNNNNNNNNNNNNNNNNNNNNNNNNNNNNNNNNNNNNNNNNNNNNNNNNNNNNNNNNNNNNNNNNNNNNNNNNNNNNNNNNNNNNNNNNNNNNNNNNNNNNNNNNNNNNNNNNNNNNNNNNNNNNNNNNNNNNNNNNNNNNNNNNNNNNNNNNNNNNNNNNNNNNNNNNNNNNNNNNNNNNNNNNNNNNNNNNNNNNNNNNNNNNNNNNNNNNNNNNNNNNNNNNNNNNNNNNNNNNNNNNNNNNNNNNNNNNNNNNNNNNNNNNNNNNNNNNNNNNNNNNNNNNNNNNNNNNNNNNNNNNNNNNNNNNNNNNNNNNNNNNNNNNNNNNNNNNNNNNNNNNNNNNNNNNNNNNNNNNNNNNNNNNNNNNNNNNNNNNNNNNNNNNNNNNNNNNNNNNNNNNNNNNNNNNNNNNNNNNNNNNNNNNNNNNNNNNNNNNNNNNNNNNNNNNNNNNNNNNNNNNNNNNNNNNNNNNNNNNNNNNNNNNNNNNNNNNNNNNNNNNNNNNNNNNNNNNNNNNNNNNNNNNNNNNNNNNNNNNNNNNNNNNNNNNNNNNNNNNNNNNNNNNNNNNNNNNNNNNNNNNNNNNNNNNNNNNNNNNNNNNNNNNNNNNNNNNNNNNNNNNNNNNNNNNNNNNNNNNNNNNNNNNNNNNNNNNNNNNNNNNNNNNNNNNNNNNNNNNNNNNNNNNNNNNNNNNNNNNNNNNNNNNNNNNNNNNNNNNNNNNNNNNNNNNNNNNNNNNNNNNNNNNNNNNNNNNNNNNNNNNNNNNNNNNNNNNNNNNNNNNNNNNNNNNNNNNNNNNNNNNNNNNNNNNNNNNNNNNNNNNNNNNNNNNNNNNNNNNNNNNNNNNNNNNNNNNNNNNNNNNNNNNNNNNNNNNNNNNNNNNNNNNNNNNNNNNNNNNNNNNNNNNNNNNNNNNNNNNNNNNNNNNNNNNNNNNTCAGAGTGTCCACCGTCAGAGTGTCCACCATCAGTGTCCACCGTCAGTGTCTGCCGTCAGAGTGTCCACCGTCAGTGTCCGCCGTCAGAGTGTCCACCGTCAGTGTCCGCCGTCAGAGTGTCCACCGTCAGAGTGTCCACCGTCAGAGTGTCCACCGTCAGAGTGTCCACCGTCAGAGTGTTACTCTGGTTTCCCAGGTGCTTTTCACTCTGGGAGGTAGAGCCTTGTCTGATGGGTGACACAATTGTTCCAATCCCTAGGAAGACTgcctaacaataaaagaaagctGTCAGGTATTCACAGTGTTTATAACATGATTATTACTCAAATTGTCACAGGAAACATCAGATCTAGAAACGGCAATGCCAAGACCTTTTACGTCTAACGGAGGTAGTTGGGGGCTCAAAAAGACCCATCTACCATTCTCATATTTAAGGCAGGGGTACAAGGTATCTACAGATATCTAGATATGACAGTATAAAACTTCACCCTTCCACTAATGTAGTAGAACAAAGTGCCAACAATTCCTTCCAAACACAACTATAACCAAATTCCTTCTCTTGTCAAGAATTGAAACAAACTGTCTACAAATCctctctgaaaacaaacaaaaattcatatattaaaaaatattcagtCTGATGTGTGGTATATTCCTAAGGCTCCCAGGGTCTCAGATGGCTGTGAAAGGCAGACTGCTCGAGTCCCAGAGTTTGAGACAAGACTAAAATGGCAATGTAAGACCCCCCCATctcaaagtaaacaaataaataaatagcgcCTCTTTCTAAAAATTGTCTTTGCAAGTAGTATAATGTCTACTGAGCTGTAACTGTAGTTACCATTTTTTACTAATATAAGACCATGTAAAACATGTTATCTTTACTCTGTATATAGATAGAAAGCAGTTGACAATTATAATTGGTCATGATATTAAATGATCATTGATTACAAAACACTCTGGTTGAGGTATGCTCGAAGTGTAAAGGAACACATACCTTTAGATCAAACACACCGTTCAGAAAGCCAGAGGGTATATGAAGAGTAGCACATGATATCCAATCTTTCATGAAACTATTCTTCCCAACTCCCCTGGTGAGTATGGATGGCCTAACACTGACTCAGCAAATACATTGTCTTCCTCAACAGTTGGTCTGTTTGAACACTATCCAATTTTTCAAACATGAATGAATTCTTTGCACACTCTGAAAGTTAAGAGACAATAAAATACTGCCTAATGACCCCTGCCAAATCAGGAGCCTCGTAACAAGAAATTAAGATTGCCAAACCATGAAATACTTAAGTAACATGCTGGCattacagaacatttcaaaacATCTTAGTATTTCCTACACATGGACCTTAGAACCTAAATCCCCAGAGACCACTGAAACTTCACTGATGATCTTCTCTGGTTGGCCTAGTGAGAAGTGTGGATTCAAGGAAACCAAGGGCTGAAGACCTGAAGACTGGTAGAGCGCTTGTCTAACCCATGCAGGGGCCTGAGTTTGACCCTTCAATGTCCACTTTCCCAAGGAACAGAGAATCAGTAAAAACTCACACCTTTGTCCTTGCTTCTGACAAGGTACTTGCTATAGCTTGAATATGAAATCACCCACTCCCCGCCCCCAATGGGCTTACctgtttgaacatttggttccTGGCTGGGGCAATGTTTTAGAGGagtgtggaacctttaggaagtagGGTTCCTCTGGAGGAAGTGAGGTTCCCCTGGAGGAAGTAGGGTTCCCAGGAAAGAAGTGGGGCTCCAAAGGGGAGGAAGTGTATTAGTAGGGGCGAGGTGTGAGGATTTTTCACCTGGCTacacttttgttcttttctccGCATCCTGTTCTATCAAGATGTGAAGGAATGAGAATCCCAGCCCCCGCTCGGGTCACATGGAGCCTCTTGTAGCCATGTTCACACCCCCGTGATACactgcaccctcaaactgtgagacaaaacaaGGCTTTCCTTGGCTTCTTGTCATGTATTGGTCACAATCACAAATAAACAGATGAACACAGTATTTCACAGACAGATAAACAGTACTGTTAATAAAATGCAATGTGCCTGAGAGGGTTGGTGAGGACACCAATGTTGGGTTCTAGCCTCTGATATAGACTGCTTCTCTGCATTGTTCATCTACTTCAAAATCCATCCCATGGTGCTCTTCTGTGCCTTCCCATTCATTCTTTTCTTGATGGGCCAAACTTAAAGGGTAGAGTGTTCAGACCCTGAGATGTTTGCCTTTCGATCACATTATAGATGTAAGGTGGCTAATTTATACATCACAGGAAATAAAACAGCTGTGAATATGGCTGAGCCCAGACATGTGTACAGAACTACTGGCAGATCTGGGTAGTGTCCCTGAAGAATTCCGATCACTGCTGGAATGGCCATTTCTCCCACGGTACCACCAATTACAAAGAACGCTGCAGATTTCCCAGTTAAGGTGGTGTACTGCTCAATCCAAGAAACTCCACTGGGAAATGTGGTTGCCATTGAGGCTCCATACACAGAAGTCGCGATCCACAGACAAAGAGGGCTCTTGTCAAAAAGCACCAGAAAGAAACATGAGGCCAGGCTGCCGATGTTGCTCAGCACAATCATGGTTCCAGGCTGTAAGAATGTTGCAAAGAAGATGGCCAGGCCCCTGCAGGCTGCAAAGGTTCCCCAGAAGATGGAGTTCAAGCCNNNNNNNNNNNNNNNNNNNNNNNNNNNNNNNNNNNNNNNNNNNNNNNNNNNNNNNNNNNNNNNNNNNNNNNNNNNNNNNNNNNNNNNNNNNNNNNNNNNNNNNNNNNNNNNNNNNNNNNNNNNNNNNNNNNNNNNNNNNNNNNNNNNNNNNNNNNNNNNNNNNNNNNNNNNNNNNNNNNNNNNNNNNNNNNNNNNNNNNNNNNNNNNNNNNNNNNNNNNNNNNNNNNNNNNNNNNNNNNNNNNNNNNNNNNNNNNNNNNNNNNNNNNNNNNNNNNNNNNNNNNNNNNNNNNNNNNNNNNNNNNNNNNNNNNNNNNNNNNNNNNNNNNNNNNNNNNNNNNNNNNNNTGCTGTACCCCAGGCCAACTTAGCCAGCAGGGGAGCCAGAAAGGCACCCAAGGCGAAACTGAAGTGCAAGGCCTGCATATGTGGGGCTCCTTTGTCCCCCCAGAGATCCAAGATGAGGACATTTGCACCTGCCAATGAAACATGGAGCAAATAATTTGCTAGACACAGTAACTTagtaaaaatacacacaaaaaaattacaaaagggGTGGAGAGTACTTTATGTACGGAATTGGCAGCCACTAAAGATTATTTATATATGAGAAAAGCACCCAGTTAGTACCTCTAACAGGAAACAAGAATGTCTGTTAGAAGCTGAGCTCACACTGTCTGGGGAGCTCCAGAGTGAAGCAGCATCAAGTCTGTGGCTCTTTCTAAAAATCAGACAAATACACAATTCCATTCTATCCTTTTCAACTAAAGGAAGTTAAAGCATAAGATAATCCCACCTTCAACTTCATCctgacagagaaaggaggggagggacaggaagCCGGAGTTGGGGCAAACAGACATCATGCATATTGTTCAAAGACATAAATGGAGATAACTTGGGAACAGTGTATGTTTCTCTGAATTCAGAAATGACTGTGTCCTCAATTAGAAGGCCATCTCATAGCCATCTCAATTCTTTCACCGCCTGTCTGTGGCTCCAACCTCAGTTCATTCTGATAAGCCATTGATTCTTCTTATCTTAATATGATCAAATTCCGTCTCACAATGAAAGCCCTTTAACCCACACTGTAATTACccacagggaaggaaggggtcCTTTCCCATTTGGATACTACAAATCAATACTCTCAAACAGGGAAATATATTCTAGTCCACTTAACCATTAGAACTGGTGTCCTAGTTGGCACAAAATACAGCTGCTAGAAGGGTAGGTTTAAATGAGTGAACCCATGACCATCTCAGTATGTCATGTCACAAGGCTATGCAGGTAACAATGTAATTTTATCCACTTTCCCAGGTGATGACAGTTGGAGTTACTAACCTGTATCCAGAGCACCAAATGAGACACCAAATACAGACATCATGGCAATCAGTAATGTTGCCGTCTTGCAGAAAGGAATAAGATAAAGACCAATTGTGGTAGCCAACATTGACATTCCTAAGAAGGGGTGAGAAAGTCAGTAATAGAAACAGTATTCCCACAGGGGCAAGCCAGTGTctcaaagcaaaaatgaaagtaaagtcACATTAAAACTGGATAATTATGGAATTTATACAAATGGGTTATGTCATGTAAATCTTATATTATCATTATGGATTATAAGGTAAAAGTAattcctgggtgtggtggtgcatgtctttaatggTAGGATTTTGAGGGGCAGTgagtaggtggatctcttgaatttgaggccaacttggtctgtGTAATAAGTTAGACCCTGTCATATCCTGCCATCCACCCTGAACTCTCTAGCCTTTTATCCAGAGGCGTTTCCCTACACAATCCAGCCATTTTGCATTTTGGCTACCTGATCCTTTTGTACCCTTGTCCTCTTGACTGTTGTATGtggttcccctctcttccttttcccctcaaCCCCTCACCCCCATCATGGTCCAGCTCAGTCTGGCCATGTCCACTCTGAACTCTCCCaggtgtctctgcctctctgctcttccttttaTCTGTAATAACTTGCTCCTCCACCGtgcctaggagcagtcatgtcctttgctttgttttgttttgggtttttggacacaggtttctttgtgtagccctggctgccctggaactcactctgtagaccctccgccttcccaagtgctgggattgaaggcatgtgctaccactgcatGGCCGCAAGAGAGTTTTGATGTAGTCGGGCCTTAAGCTTTATTGTAGTAGCATTGGGATTAAGGTCATGGTTACCAGACAACTTCTTTTTCCAAAATTGTACTTAAATGCTAAAGGATAAAACTGCTTGGTGTCAGACTCTTGAAGTTTGAACCAATCCAGCTAAC from Mus pahari chromosome 9, PAHARI_EIJ_v1.1, whole genome shotgun sequence includes:
- the LOC110326717 gene encoding sodium-dependent glucose transporter 1A-like — encoded protein: MSFAFGTWNVVPDRNLVEVLLLFLRPSSASSCTPFNAAFDGSLPSWPQQETEALLCCSPGVAKLELEVEFRRFGAAAAGQRLLQTETPAQNDQKVVAFRRSVRARNVLRWFSTTVLYAAFLGLGMTVAILGPTFPDLARSVNQNISSLSDIFVGRALGYFCGSVVGGVLFDCMNHFLLLGMSMLATTIGLYLIPFCKTATLLIAMMSVFGVSFGALDTGANVLILDLWGDKGAPHMQALHFSFALGAFLAPLLAKLAWGTPGTMIVLSNIGSLASCFFLVLFDKSPLCLWIATSVYGASMATTFPSGVSWIEQYTTLTGKSAAFFVIGGTVGEMAIPAVIGILQGHYPDLPAVFLGIGTIVSPIRQGSTSQSEKHLGNQSNTLTVDTLTVDTLTVDTLTVDTLTADTDGGHSDGGH